The DNA segment attaaaaaaaaacccttAAAAACTAGTATATTTTTTGGAGCCAAACTTTATTTATCTCATACTATTTATAAAGGCTCAGTCCCTCTTACTAACCAATTGGTATGTAGAAACACACCACtgtgaaaatgtcaaaaacaCAACCGCTTTCCTCCATCTTATCATCAAAACCGCTCACATTCTTCCATTACTGACCGAAAATTTCACAATATTCTTATTCTTTTAACAAATGATTTGATAATTACAATATCAGCGTTACACACTCATCGCGTGTGCTATTTTGCCAGTATATATAAAGCAAGCAGCACactgtctatatatatatatatatatatctaaacaTCATCTTGCAACTTATATACGTACACACAAAACCATGGGTAATGTAGCACTTTGTGCTCCATCAATGGCTTCCGTTAATGGTGTAGTTAAGGTGTTAACCCTCGATGGGAAGCTGATGATTTACTCTAGGAAACCATTGGTAGCAGCAGAAATCATGCTGCAACATCCGGGCCAGTTCCTGTGCGAGTCACGCGAATTCAAAGTCGGGCAAAGGATCCAAGGAATGTGCGCAGAGGAAGAACTCGAAGGAGGGGAGCTGTACTTCCTTCTCCCCATGGAGATTTTGTACTCGGTTTTGACCGTCGAGGAGGTGAAATTCTTCGGTTACAAGGCATCCAAGAACTTCAAACAAGCGGCAATATTAAACCTCAACTATTTCTCCAAGATTTTCCCGGAATTCTGCCTGTTTCCCAGTAGTTTGGAGGCCAAGAGAGTCGAAGATTACGCGGCGACGCGGGCTTGTTCGAAGGCGGCGGCGGAGGGATTCTCCAGGCAACGATCATGGCAGCCTGCTTTGGACACCATCCTCGAAACTTCACCTTACGTCTAGGAGGAGAGGCCTGTTGTTTTTTAAGGTCCTAAACCCATAGCCTaattatcttttaattttaatttttttttagattaatTATCTTTTAGTTTCgatactttatttatttaatttaatttaataagtTATGTATGTTTTATATACATAAAAGAATTAGTGACGTGAATAATAAGTTGTATTTACTAAAGTACTAGTAATATGTtggatatataaatatatgtgataATTGCATAATTATAAGTCTATGAATTATTAGATGGAACGTATTATAATGAAAGACAAGATTGTGGGTTTATTAATTCCATCATGTCACCCCAAGCCATTATAAAATAGGGAAAGTATAATTTTAATCTTATATTTTTATCCTCtcataattttaatttggtCTTCTATATATGTCATAAAATTTCAGTACTTTTAGTCCAACATTTTTACTTTTATCAAACGTTTGTATAGTTTTTTCCCAAGTTGTGAAGATGTGGCATTAATGCACAGTAACATATCAATACGCAAGTcgaaaaaaagattaaaattttcGACAATTGAAAAATACATGACAATTTATGTTTTGCATCATCCCTATATCTATATGTACTTtacaatttatttaaaatcgcaCTTCAAATAATTAATTCGATTTGAGAAAGTGTTTGAACTTTGAACCAcagatttcaaaaaaaaaaaacacaaaatgaaAGTACGGTTAAAATTACTTAATTTGATATAGagtaattttgaaatatttcatTTGAATTTTGTCTATTTAATCAACTCAAGGGATTTGATCAATCCGAACATGCAAAGTGTATATTGGTAGAGCATAATCAAGCAATATAGATCCAAAACAAGCCATACGTTGAAAAGGATATATATGAGAATATCTTATGATTTTTAACTCTAATATATATCAAACTAGTTGTCATAAACCTCAAATTAAAATACACTATTTCGGAAATCCAAGGACTCGATCGTATAAATATGTAAAATACAGTATTTCCAATCTTAGCAAGAAAGAGAGCGAAACGGATACTTAATTTAAAGTGAGTAAACAAAATTCCATACTCTATCTAATAAATACATATAGAAATATAGAATTATGCGGAAAACCGTATTCTATGAAAGCCGTATCTTCACGCCACATAATTTTGCCCAAAAAGAAGAATCAAATAGCCAAACGAGTTAAATTGTTATAGGTGTTCTTATCAGATGGGGCCATTCTTTTAACATCGGTCGGCCCAGTACACTAGAGTAGGGCTTGAGAGTGTTGGGCCAAGGAAGTCGAGATTGGGCTAAAGTAGGAAGGCTGAGTTTGGGCTATCTGTTTTGGCAGAAAGAAGCCTCGGTCTCCTTAAATGCAACCAACTGATCTCAACTGAAAACACAATGGTGTGTGTACAAGCTCAACAAGATTCCAGAGTCGCCTACTGATGGGGAGATACAAGAGGAAAGCAGGGACGCGATTGAATAGAAACGAAATAAAGGAAGTGATTGTGATAAGTTTCTGGAATATATTCTTGCGTGTGTTCTTAAGTTTGCATTTGATAGAGTTGAGAAGTGGCAAACTAATTAGTAAAGAACCCAACACAAATTATCAACCTCCCGGCCCGTACGCATGAATCATGCATGTATATGGCACAAAAAGTTTTTACGGAAAGATGAAACTTAACCTTAACTTATTcgaataaatgataaaatatacTACAAGGGCTGATCCTAACATATATAGGAGCTGGATGAAATGTCGTGTTCATATAGCTGATCATATGAGTGGAGATATTCTTGAAAATGATCTGCGCGCGCGATAACCCGCGGCACTTGTTGTTAATTTCTTAGCCTGATCTTGTGATCATGTTGTCACTCGTGCATTTGAGTGGACGAACAAGACGACATGTCAAATGATTTTCTCCTAACCAAGAGACAAGTCACCTTGGAAGAATTAGCATGCGTATTGTCAAGGCTACACAGCACAAAATCTGGCCTATGGAGGGCAAGATTAAGATGTTCTTCGCCTACTGGCAATTTGGTAGCATCCAGCAAGACGTGCCACGAGTTGCGATGCGCTTCTGATATCCAATGCATCGAATATCGGGTGCCATTCACTTCAGCTGGGTAAGAAAAGAGTCCCTTTGGTGCTGTTTTGCATTTCCTTCGGAAGTAATGGCTCAGCTGTGATCCCTTTATCCTCAAATTCAACCAAGTTTCTGGTGCCAAGATTACTCTTGATTCCTTGTAGCTTGCGAATTCCCTTACGCTATCGGCTTCTTCTCCAAGAATGGTGAGATAGAAGTTCCCCTTGAAGAAAGGGTAACTTTCTCCTACCAACATCATTGCATCCTTGTAGTTTTGTGTAAAGAGGACTAGATATTCCTCGTCGGGCAATCCGCAATGTTTAAGAACTCTGTTTCGTGCTTGAATTTCAGGGATGGAAATGAAGCTCCCGAGGAACGATGATTTCTTGGTGAGGATGCTAAGCAACGTCGATGGCTCCAGCTGCGTGTTTTCAAGATCGGTGAGGCTGGAAGGTGTGAATGAGTCTCTGGAAACAACCCCTCTTGGCGATTTTCGCTTGTCATCGGGTTGGAGTTGCGTGAGGTTTTCTTTGACACAGAGATCATAAAGGTCTGTTTTTTCTCCACCTTCTACGAGGGCATTCGAGTACTCGGGGTATTTCGCGATGACATATTGTTCCACATACTGCATT comes from the Henckelia pumila isolate YLH828 chromosome 1, ASM3356847v2, whole genome shotgun sequence genome and includes:
- the LOC140868483 gene encoding uncharacterized protein: MAKNAENGTSHVTQKMKGTKEEDMRKSLFASKSPAENARPSSMVLKKKHGVIPPHIVAEAISTLHGLDLRWSGPITPAEMQYVEQYVIAKYPEYSNALVEGGEKTDLYDLCVKENLTQLQPDDKRKSPRGVVSRDSFTPSSLTDLENTQLEPSTLLSILTKKSSFLGSFISIPEIQARNRVLKHCGLPDEEYLVLFTQNYKDAMMLVGESYPFFKGNFYLTILGEEADSVREFASYKESRVILAPETWLNLRIKGSQLSHYFRRKCKTAPKGLFSYPAEVNGTRYSMHWISEAHRNSWHVLLDATKLPVGEEHLNLALHRPDFVLCSLDNTHANSSKVTCLLVRRKSFDMSSCSSTQMHE
- the LOC140868467 gene encoding uncharacterized protein produces the protein MGNVALCAPSMASVNGVVKVLTLDGKLMIYSRKPLVAAEIMLQHPGQFLCESREFKVGQRIQGMCAEEELEGGELYFLLPMEILYSVLTVEEVKFFGYKASKNFKQAAILNLNYFSKIFPEFCLFPSSLEAKRVEDYAATRACSKAAAEGFSRQRSWQPALDTILETSPYV